The following is a genomic window from Rutidosis leptorrhynchoides isolate AG116_Rl617_1_P2 chromosome 8, CSIRO_AGI_Rlap_v1, whole genome shotgun sequence.
ACTAACCTCGAAGTTTCGACTAGGTAGAAGGGTGAGACAAGGAGAGCTGTTATCACCTTTTTATTTATTCTCCCGGCCGAGGGGTTAAACATTCTCACTAAAGTTGCAACGGAAAAGGGATTATTTAAAGGAGTAGAAGTAGGAAAAAATAAAGTATTAATCTCgcatcttcaatatgcggatgatacgattTTCTTCGGAGAGTGGAGTCGTACCAAAGCTTTCAACTTAAGGAATATACTTAAATGCTTTGAGTTATCCTTGAGTTTAAAGGTTAATTCAAAAAAGTTGTGTATATGGTGTAGGGGTTAAACATTCGGATTTAAACCCATTAGCTTCACATATGGGTTGTCAAATAGGCACTTTCCCCTACATTTACCTCTAGATACCTATTAGGGCAAATATGAACAAGTTGAAGAATTAGCAACTCGTTGtggataaaataaataaaagactttctGGTTGGAAAATACGTTCGATGTCATTTGGCGGTATATTGGTCTTGATTAAATCGGTTCTCTCTAGTTTACCATTATACTACTTCTCTCTCTTCCGTGCTCCGCCGTGTGTGCTTAATCTATTGGAGAAAGTAAGATGTTCTTTTTTTCTGGGGCTGGTCGGGATCGGGTACAAAAATCTCTTGGGTCAAATGGGAACATGTTTTAAACACTTATGGGGACGGGGGTTAAATATCGGGTCACTAAAAAGCAAAAATTTAGCATTATTGGAAAAGTGGTGGTGGATGTTCAAAACCGAAAGCGACTCACTTTGGATCAATCTTATAAACAGTATTTATGGTAACTGTGGGGGATTAATTGACAGTTTTCAGCCTTGTTCAAAACAGGGAATTTGGTATAACATATTTCAGGAAGGGCTGGATATCGAGTCTTTACAGGTGGCTTTCAAGAATTCTTTCGTTAAGACGGTTGGAGACGGCGGTAACACGTTATTCTGGACTGAGCATTGGGTTGGGGCTGACAATTTATGTAACCTTTTTCCAAGGTTATATAGGCTAGACCTCAATCCTGATGCTACAATCAAGGATAAATTGGATAATTGAAGTTTCGCACCTTTTTGTAACTGGCCATGGAAACAAGAGCTGCATGGTCGAGTATTATCAGAACTGGAAGCATTGAAAAACATGGTTTCGAGCTGTCATTTATATCACAATATCATAGATGCGGTAACATGGTCAACTTCAGAGAACGGTATCTTCACTGTTAATTACTTATCTATATTAATTGATGAGCAAGTTTTAGGTCCTTTCTCGTTACCGCAACCCATGCTTCGTAACGGGTTAGTACCTAAAAAAATCGAGATATTCATATGGAGATCTTTATTGAGGAGACTACCTGTGAGGGTGCAACTCGATAAACGTGGGATAGATTTGCATAGTATTCGTTGTCCATTTTGTGATGATGAATTGGAAACGGTCGAGCATGTATTTATTTTCTGCAAACTGGATAGTGAAATTTGGGATCGCATTTTCAAATGGTGGGATATTGGTCGTTTTAATAATT
Proteins encoded in this region:
- the LOC139864477 gene encoding uncharacterized protein — protein: MVSSCHLYHNIIDAVTWSTSENGIFTVNYLSILIDEQVLGPFSLPQPMLRNGLVPKKIEIFIWRSLLRRLPVRVQLDKRGIDLHSIRCPFCDDELETVEHVFIFCKLDSEIWDRIFKWWDIGRFNNYSLGELLGESSSTVASTRNGKSIWLAMRWVGAYFIWKNRNNSVLHNKNWNTPVALNEIQTVSFAWIFNRLKGKSLDWHRELEYVD